A section of the Oryza sativa Japonica Group chromosome 1, ASM3414082v1 genome encodes:
- the LOC4324278 gene encoding protein MODIFIED TRANSPORT TO THE VACUOLE 1 isoform X1 — protein sequence MDQSRRAVESYWRSRMVDGVTADDDKVAPVYKLEEICELLRASDASVVKEVADFVLKRLDNKSPVVKQKALRLIKYAVGKSGTDFKREMQRHSAAMRQLVHYKGHPDPLKGDSLNKAVRETANDAIAAIFSTEEPKPAVATEGLGKRIQGFGNTNFEPSRDDKKSFLSELSEVVGIGSASIKQGLSNFAASHSSMITNDNGGPYKSPNLRRSLTTEMDKYGRYDPSEIQGESRSSSGASKNVSSGSWGPSPSSSAPTDDTGSSQTGVKTREERLLDTIATSSGVRLQPTRDALQIFLTEAAKLDAVALSRALENKLNSPLWQVRMKAICVLEAIVRKQDTDPYSIITSYFCENSASVVRCCELPHVSLREKASKVLNLLVGEQPTGSNNFSETKTTVPAAQMPDLIDTGDQDDPGAQNSAQEGSERIMGNSMFTSSVDDLLGGEPIADISTTTSNGNGGDPFADVSFHETADTKDTNDLFSGMTVEEKATAALHDSSSINKNELSDIFGSSPEPFFQERVEDKGTVNDLMAGLNLNGTAQAQPGIKTESNNTVNVSQLFDMNSQTTNVANSAAMTGILGQSFYQQQQVPLQYNLPSQMLLNPAFAGQQLNYGAMSVLLAQQQQLLQNLGNFNAGLGHSSLNAMNSGNASVLPDIFNSSNQPQHVAVMSNSKKDETKAFDFVSDHLAAARGSKK from the exons ATGGATCAGAGCAGGCGGGCGGTGGAGTCGTACTGGAGGTCGCGGATGGTGGACGGCGTCACGGCGGACGACGACAAGGTGGCCCCCGTCTACAAGCTCGAGGAGATCTGCGAGCTCCTCCGCGCCTCCGACGCCAGCGTCGTCAAGGAGGTCGCTGACTTCGTCCTCAAGCGACTCGACAACAAGAGCCCCGTCGTCAAGCAGAAg GCTTTGCGGTTGATTAAATATGCTGTTGGGAAGTCTGGTACTGATTTCAAGCGGGAAATGCAACGGCACTCAGCAGCTATGCGCCAGCTTGTTCACTACAAGGGACACCCTGACCCCTTGAAAGGGGATTCTCTTAATAAGGCTGTCCGTGAAACTGCAAATGATGCCATTGCTGCTATTTTCTCCACAGAGGAACCTAAACCTGCTGTTGCAACAGAAGGTCTTGGCAAGCGCATACAGGGTTTTGGAAATACTAATTTTGAGCCATCAAGAGATGACAAAAAATCTTTCCTTAGTGAGCTAAGTGAAGTAGTGGGCATTGGCAGTGCTTCCATTAAACAGGGTTTGAGCAACTTTGCTGCTTCTCATTCATCAATGATAACAAATGATAATGGTGGTCCGTACAAGAGCCCAAACCTTCGTAGGTCTCTGACCACAGAAATGGATAAATATGGCAGGTATGATCCAAGTGAAATTCAAGGCGAGAGCCGTTCTTCATCTGGTGCTTCAAAGAATGTTAGTTCTGGTTCATGGGGTCCTAGTCCATCCAGTTCTGCACCAACTGATGATACTGGTTCAAGTCAAACAGGGGTTAAGACTCGTGAAGAGAGACTTTTAGATACAATTGCAACTTCAAGTGGTGTGCGGTTGCAACCAACTCGAGATGCTCTGCAAATATTTCTAACAGAAGCTGCCAAATTGGACGCAGTTGCTTTGAGCCGTGCCCTTGAGAACAAATTGAATTCTCCTTTATGGCAG GTTCGCATGAAGGCAATTTGTGTATTGGAAGCAATTGTAAGGAAACAGGATACTGATCCTTATTCAATCATTACTTCATATTTCTGTGAGAACAGTGCATCTGTTGTTAGATGCTGTGAGCTTCCGCACGTTTCTCTCAGAGAAAAGGCTTCGAAG GTCTTAAATCTGCTGGTTGGGGAACAACCTACTGGAAGCAATAATTTTTCAGAAACAAAGACAACAGTACCTGCTGCACAGATGCCTGATTTGATTGATACAGGGGATCAAGATGACCCAGGAGCTCAAAATTCAGCTCAGGAAGGTAGCGAGAGGATAATGGGGAATAGCATGTTTACTTCTTCGGTTGATGATTTGCTGGGTGGTGAACCTATTGCTGATATAAGTACCACCACCAGTAATGGTAATGGAGGTGATCCGTTTGCAGACGTTTCATTCCATGAGACAGCAGATACTAAGGATACTAACGACCTATTCTCGGGGATGACGGTAGAAGAAAAGGCAACAGCAGCCTTGCATGATAGCTCATCAATAAACAAAAATGAATTGTCAGATATATTTGGCAGCAGCCCTGAGCCATTCTTCCAAGAAAGAGTAGAGGATAAAGGAACCGTGAATGATTTGATGGCTGGTTTGAACCTTAATGGAACTGCCCAAGCTCAGCCTGGGATTAAAACAGAATCTAACAATACTGTCAATGTTTCACAGCTCTTTGACATGAACAGTCAGACAACAAATGTGGCTAATTCTGCAGCAATGACTGGTATTCTTGGCCAAAGCTTTTATCAGCAACAGCAGGTTCCCTTGCAGTACAACTTGCCATCACAGATGCTGTTAAATCCAGCATTTGCTGGGCAGCAATTAAACTATGGTGCTATGAGTGTTCTTCTtgctcagcagcagcagctgctgcaaaATCTAGGAAATTTCAATGCTGGGTTGGGACATTCGTCTTTGAATGCAATGAACAGCGGAAATGCATCTGTGCTTCCTGATATCTTCAATTCAAGTAACCAACCTCAACATGTTGCTGTGATGAGCAACTCAAAGAAGGATGAAACTAAAGCTTTTGATTTTGTTTCG GATCATCTTGCAGCAGCTCGTGGTTCAAAAAAGTAA
- the LOC4324280 gene encoding probable ubiquitin-conjugating enzyme E2 24 isoform X1: MDFGYVGVGQGSSSSSSSASCRAADVAAWGSSTQQQQKRQRCQVVSRDHPGGLFRLVPGSSDDQVGLSTSNSLQMSEPEPRDFDNGENEEEDYYLDEDDCIYDDGDGYDYEFDGGDYFNQRLADKFDDLDLPPGVEATVPWLQKIITNEEQSSSKLTVEDESANKSANKSQLFKQFDTVKNFSDHHYAATSGDVTKRDWVKRIQHDWKLLEKDLPASIYVRVAEDRMDLLRAAIIGPKGTPYHDGLFFFDIQFSNSYPANPPSVYYHSGGLRINPNLYNNGKVCLSLLGTWAGSGCETWNPSQSTMLQVLVSIQALILNEKPYFNEPGYASYANSVSGERIAMEYNDNTFLHSCRTMLYSLRRPPEHFADLVTSHFRERGHTILAACRYYMEGHKVGSVVPEEKEPEYGDAGASTSSASASAAAAALKPRPDKVDSVSRRPTFNDNLKTLFEELLMEFNVKGADTAKFLAEKVKKSSGATTTAPVGGARYAAEVVDEWMD, translated from the exons atggACTTCGG GTACGTCGGCGTGGGGCAggggagctcgtcgtcgtcgtcgtcggcgtcgtgcCGAGCGGCGGACGTGGCGGCGTGGGGATCCTCcacccagcagcagcagaagcggCAGCGGTGCCAGGTCGTGAGTCGTGACCACCCCGGCGGCCTGTTCCGTCTCGTCCCC GGTTCTTCTGATGACCAAGTTGGATTGAGCACAAGTAATTCTTTGCAAATGTCAGAACCAGAGCCTCGAGATTTTGATAATGGAGAAAATGAGGAAGAAGATTACTATCTGGACGAGGACGATTGCATTTATGATGATGGCGATGGATATGATTATGAATTTGATGGCGGTGACTACTTCAACCAACGTCTTGCTGATAAATTTGATGATTTGGATTTGCCTCCAGGCGTGGAGGCTACTGTACCTTGGCTTCAGAAAATTATAACTAACGAAGAGCAAAGCAGTTCCAAATTGACAGTTGAAGATGAAAGCGCAAATAAAAGTGCAAATAAATCTCAGTTGTTCAAACAGTTTGACACTGTTAAAAATTTCTCTGATCATCATTATGCAGCAACATCAGGGGATGTG ACAAAGAGAGACTGGGTGAAGAGGATTCAGCATGACTGGAAACTTTTGGAGAAAGATCTACCAG CATCTATTTATGTCCGTGTTGCTGAAGATAGAATGGACCTTCTTAGGGCTGCTATTATCGGACCTAAGGGAACACCGTACCACGATGGGCTCTTCTTCTTTGATATTCAATTTAGTAACTCTTACCCTGCTAATCCTCCA TCAGTATACTACCACTCTGGCGGACTACGGATTAACCCAAACTTATACAATAATGGAAAAGTATGCCTTAGTCTTCTTGGTACCTGGGCAGGTAGTGGTTGTGAGACGTGGAATCCATCTCAGTCGACCATGCTACAAGTGCTCGTCTCCATTCAAGCTCTCATTTTGAATGAGAAGCCCTACTTCAATGAGCCAGGATATGCATCCTACGCCAATAGTGTATCTGGAGAGCGGATTGCTATGGAGTATAACGACAACACATTTCTGCACTCATGCAGGACGATGCTCTACTCACTTCGGCGGCCTCCAGAG CACTTCGCAGACCTTGTTACCAGCCACTTCAGGGAGCGCGGGCACACCATCCTGGCAGCATGCAGGTACTACATGGAAGGCCACAAGGTCGGATCGGTGGTCCCCGAAGAGAAGGAGCCGGAGTACGGCGACGCGGGAGCATCCACCAGcagcgccagcgccagcgccgccgccgccgctctgaaGCCGCGGCCGGACAAGGTGGATTCCGTCAGTAGACGCCCCACGTTCAACGACAACCTCAAGACGCTGTTCGAGGAGCTCCTGATGGAGTTCAACGTGAAGGGCGCCGACACGGCCAAGTTCCTCGCCGAGAAGGTGAAGAAGAGCTCTGGTGCAACAACTACTGCGCCTGTAGGAGGCGCCCGTTATGCAGCAGAAGTGGTGGATGAGTGGATGGATTAG
- the LOC4324280 gene encoding putative ubiquitin-conjugating enzyme E2 38 isoform X3 — protein sequence MDFGYVGVGQGSSSSSSSASCRAADVAAWGSSTQQQQKRQRCQGSSDDQVGLSTSNSLQMSEPEPRDFDNGENEEEDYYLDEDDCIYDDGDGYDYEFDGGDYFNQRLADKFDDLDLPPGVEATVPWLQKIITNEEQSSSKLTVEDESANKSANKSQLFKQFDTVKNFSDHHYAATSGDVTKRDWVKRIQHDWKLLEKDLPASIYVRVAEDRMDLLRAAIIGPKGTPYHDGLFFFDIQFSNSYPANPPSVYYHSGGLRINPNLYNNGKVCLSLLGTWAGSGCETWNPSQSTMLQVLVSIQALILNEKPYFNEPGYASYANSVSGERIAMEYNDNTFLHSCRTMLYSLRRPPEHFADLVTSHFRERGHTILAACRYYMEGHKVGSVVPEEKEPEYGDAGASTSSASASAAAAALKPRPDKVDSVSRRPTFNDNLKTLFEELLMEFNVKGADTAKFLAEKVKKSSGATTTAPVGGARYAAEVVDEWMD from the exons atggACTTCGG GTACGTCGGCGTGGGGCAggggagctcgtcgtcgtcgtcgtcggcgtcgtgcCGAGCGGCGGACGTGGCGGCGTGGGGATCCTCcacccagcagcagcagaagcggCAGCGGTGCCAG GGTTCTTCTGATGACCAAGTTGGATTGAGCACAAGTAATTCTTTGCAAATGTCAGAACCAGAGCCTCGAGATTTTGATAATGGAGAAAATGAGGAAGAAGATTACTATCTGGACGAGGACGATTGCATTTATGATGATGGCGATGGATATGATTATGAATTTGATGGCGGTGACTACTTCAACCAACGTCTTGCTGATAAATTTGATGATTTGGATTTGCCTCCAGGCGTGGAGGCTACTGTACCTTGGCTTCAGAAAATTATAACTAACGAAGAGCAAAGCAGTTCCAAATTGACAGTTGAAGATGAAAGCGCAAATAAAAGTGCAAATAAATCTCAGTTGTTCAAACAGTTTGACACTGTTAAAAATTTCTCTGATCATCATTATGCAGCAACATCAGGGGATGTG ACAAAGAGAGACTGGGTGAAGAGGATTCAGCATGACTGGAAACTTTTGGAGAAAGATCTACCAG CATCTATTTATGTCCGTGTTGCTGAAGATAGAATGGACCTTCTTAGGGCTGCTATTATCGGACCTAAGGGAACACCGTACCACGATGGGCTCTTCTTCTTTGATATTCAATTTAGTAACTCTTACCCTGCTAATCCTCCA TCAGTATACTACCACTCTGGCGGACTACGGATTAACCCAAACTTATACAATAATGGAAAAGTATGCCTTAGTCTTCTTGGTACCTGGGCAGGTAGTGGTTGTGAGACGTGGAATCCATCTCAGTCGACCATGCTACAAGTGCTCGTCTCCATTCAAGCTCTCATTTTGAATGAGAAGCCCTACTTCAATGAGCCAGGATATGCATCCTACGCCAATAGTGTATCTGGAGAGCGGATTGCTATGGAGTATAACGACAACACATTTCTGCACTCATGCAGGACGATGCTCTACTCACTTCGGCGGCCTCCAGAG CACTTCGCAGACCTTGTTACCAGCCACTTCAGGGAGCGCGGGCACACCATCCTGGCAGCATGCAGGTACTACATGGAAGGCCACAAGGTCGGATCGGTGGTCCCCGAAGAGAAGGAGCCGGAGTACGGCGACGCGGGAGCATCCACCAGcagcgccagcgccagcgccgccgccgccgctctgaaGCCGCGGCCGGACAAGGTGGATTCCGTCAGTAGACGCCCCACGTTCAACGACAACCTCAAGACGCTGTTCGAGGAGCTCCTGATGGAGTTCAACGTGAAGGGCGCCGACACGGCCAAGTTCCTCGCCGAGAAGGTGAAGAAGAGCTCTGGTGCAACAACTACTGCGCCTGTAGGAGGCGCCCGTTATGCAGCAGAAGTGGTGGATGAGTGGATGGATTAG
- the LOC4324283 gene encoding glycosyltransferase-like KOBITO 1: MAGYRGGGSASGGGGGGASSASAFATRVLLLLTLLPMALAAFAFALQWRGGMRDPAGAAWPAETQRFPGMENSPLGSSSSSSGGGGGGGSYFAVTSSQSSSAAADCAEILGRSAASSSHGGISLYRGWGFDSDAGLTPKICITGSTSAGLHQILPWLYYHKVIGVSHFFLFVEGEAAKPAVTSVLESIRGVKIIYRTKELKEKQDRSRIWNETWLAGFFYKPCNYELFVKQSLNMEMAIIMARDAGMDWIIHLDTDELIHPAGAREYSLRRLLLDVPDNVDMVIFPNYESSIERDDIKDPFTEVSMFKKNYDHLPKDTYFGLYKEATRGNPNYFLTYGNGKSAARVQEHLRPNGAHRWHNYMKTPNEIKLEEAAILHYTYTKFSDLTSRRDRCGCKPTKEDVKRCFILEFDRLAFIIASTATEEEMRNWFREHVLWNDKDTNLKLLRKGVLTRIYAPMAIIRGLKESGVFTTAVTSAKAHAKFKSSNTDLKNKESIHPNITQGDHLQATVRKILEMVDAQEEAMPPMSPPGFLHQTVETALS, translated from the exons ATGGCGGGATACCGCGGCGGGGGTTCcgcctcgggcggcggcggcgggggggcgtcgtcggcgtcggcgttcgCGACGCGGGTGCTGCTGCTCCTCACGCTGCTGCCGATGGCGCTGGCCGCGTTCGCCTTCGCGCTGCAGTGGCGCGGCGGGATGCGCGACCCGGCGGGCGCGGCGTGGCCCGCGGAGACGCAGAGGTTCCCCGGCATGGAGAACAGCCCGCTcggatcctcctcctcctcctcgggcgggggcgggggaggcgggtcCTACTTCGCCGTCACCTCGTCGCAGTCCTCCTCCGCGGCCGCAGACTGCGCCGAGATCCTCGGCCGGAGCGCGGCGTCCTCCTCGCACGGCGGCATCTCGCTCTACCGCGGGTGGGGCTTCGACTCCGACGCGGGACTAACCCCCAAG ATCTGTATCACGGGAAGCACATCTGCAGGGTTACACCAAATTCTTCCATGGTTGTACTACCACAAGGTCATCGGTGTTTCacactttttcctttttgttgaaGGAGAGGCTGCGAAACCAGCTGTTACCTCAGTTCTTGAATCCATTCGG GGTGTAAAAATCATTTACAGAACTAAAGAATTGAAAGAGAAACAGGACAGAAG TCGCATTTGGAATGAGACTTGGCTGGCAGGTTTCTTTTACAAACCGTGCAATTATGAACTATTTGTCAAACAGTCGCTGAACATGGAAATGGCTATCATTATGGCAAGG GATGCTGGCATGGACTGGATCATTCATCTTGATACCGATGAGCTAATTCATCCAGCTGGTGCCCGGGAGTACTCTCTGAGGCGATTGCTTTTAGATGTTCCTGATAATGTTGACATGGTTATCTTCCCCAACTAT GAGAGCAGCATTGAGCGAGATGACATCAAAGATCCTTTCACAGAG GTTTCCATGTTTAAGAAAAATTATGATCATCTTCCAAAGGATACATATTTTGGCCTATACAAAGAAGCAACGCGTGGTAATCCAAACTATTTTCTCACTTACGGTAATGGGAAATCAGCAGCAAGGGTTCAGGAGCATCTGCGTCCAAATGGTGCTCATAGATGGCATAATTACATGAAAACCCCAAA TGAAATCAAGTTGGAGGAAGCTGCTATTCTGCATTACACTTACACAAAGTTCTCAGACTTAACTTCAAGGAGGGATAGGTGTGGCTGCAAGCCCACAAAGGAAGATGTGAAGCGATGTTTTATCTTGGAATTTGACAGATTG GCCTTTATAATTGCATCAACAGCTACCGAGGAGGAAATGAGGAACTG GTTCCGGGAACATGTTTTATGGAACGACAAAGATACCAATTTGAAGCTTTTGAGGAAGGGTGTGTTGACACGCATATATGCCCCAATG GCTATCATTCGTGGTCTCAAGGAATCCGGCGTATTCACCACCGCGGTAACTTCAGCAAAAGCGCATGCAAAATTTAAGTCATCAAATACGGATCTCAAAAACAAGGAGTCTATTCATCCAAATATAACCCAAGGTGATCATTTGCAAGCCACAGTAAGAAAGATCCTAGAAATGGTTGATGCCCAGGAAGAAGCGATGCCACCAATGTCGCCTCCCGGTTTCCTTCATCAAACCGTCGAAACTGCTCTATCGTGA
- the LOC4324280 gene encoding putative ubiquitin-conjugating enzyme E2 38 isoform X2, with amino-acid sequence MACWLAGAGTYGALQADALAKRLASASHGELGIVCDGGSVDWGKGSSDDQVGLSTSNSLQMSEPEPRDFDNGENEEEDYYLDEDDCIYDDGDGYDYEFDGGDYFNQRLADKFDDLDLPPGVEATVPWLQKIITNEEQSSSKLTVEDESANKSANKSQLFKQFDTVKNFSDHHYAATSGDVTKRDWVKRIQHDWKLLEKDLPASIYVRVAEDRMDLLRAAIIGPKGTPYHDGLFFFDIQFSNSYPANPPSVYYHSGGLRINPNLYNNGKVCLSLLGTWAGSGCETWNPSQSTMLQVLVSIQALILNEKPYFNEPGYASYANSVSGERIAMEYNDNTFLHSCRTMLYSLRRPPEHFADLVTSHFRERGHTILAACRYYMEGHKVGSVVPEEKEPEYGDAGASTSSASASAAAAALKPRPDKVDSVSRRPTFNDNLKTLFEELLMEFNVKGADTAKFLAEKVKKSSGATTTAPVGGARYAAEVVDEWMD; translated from the exons ATGGCTTGCTGGCTTGCCGGTGCTGGCACCTATGGCGCATTACAGGCAGACGCGCTCGCCAAGCGTCTCGCGAGTGCGAGTCATGGGGAATTGGGGATTGTGTGCGATGGCGGCTCAGTGGATTGGGGAAAG GGTTCTTCTGATGACCAAGTTGGATTGAGCACAAGTAATTCTTTGCAAATGTCAGAACCAGAGCCTCGAGATTTTGATAATGGAGAAAATGAGGAAGAAGATTACTATCTGGACGAGGACGATTGCATTTATGATGATGGCGATGGATATGATTATGAATTTGATGGCGGTGACTACTTCAACCAACGTCTTGCTGATAAATTTGATGATTTGGATTTGCCTCCAGGCGTGGAGGCTACTGTACCTTGGCTTCAGAAAATTATAACTAACGAAGAGCAAAGCAGTTCCAAATTGACAGTTGAAGATGAAAGCGCAAATAAAAGTGCAAATAAATCTCAGTTGTTCAAACAGTTTGACACTGTTAAAAATTTCTCTGATCATCATTATGCAGCAACATCAGGGGATGTG ACAAAGAGAGACTGGGTGAAGAGGATTCAGCATGACTGGAAACTTTTGGAGAAAGATCTACCAG CATCTATTTATGTCCGTGTTGCTGAAGATAGAATGGACCTTCTTAGGGCTGCTATTATCGGACCTAAGGGAACACCGTACCACGATGGGCTCTTCTTCTTTGATATTCAATTTAGTAACTCTTACCCTGCTAATCCTCCA TCAGTATACTACCACTCTGGCGGACTACGGATTAACCCAAACTTATACAATAATGGAAAAGTATGCCTTAGTCTTCTTGGTACCTGGGCAGGTAGTGGTTGTGAGACGTGGAATCCATCTCAGTCGACCATGCTACAAGTGCTCGTCTCCATTCAAGCTCTCATTTTGAATGAGAAGCCCTACTTCAATGAGCCAGGATATGCATCCTACGCCAATAGTGTATCTGGAGAGCGGATTGCTATGGAGTATAACGACAACACATTTCTGCACTCATGCAGGACGATGCTCTACTCACTTCGGCGGCCTCCAGAG CACTTCGCAGACCTTGTTACCAGCCACTTCAGGGAGCGCGGGCACACCATCCTGGCAGCATGCAGGTACTACATGGAAGGCCACAAGGTCGGATCGGTGGTCCCCGAAGAGAAGGAGCCGGAGTACGGCGACGCGGGAGCATCCACCAGcagcgccagcgccagcgccgccgccgccgctctgaaGCCGCGGCCGGACAAGGTGGATTCCGTCAGTAGACGCCCCACGTTCAACGACAACCTCAAGACGCTGTTCGAGGAGCTCCTGATGGAGTTCAACGTGAAGGGCGCCGACACGGCCAAGTTCCTCGCCGAGAAGGTGAAGAAGAGCTCTGGTGCAACAACTACTGCGCCTGTAGGAGGCGCCCGTTATGCAGCAGAAGTGGTGGATGAGTGGATGGATTAG
- the LOC4324282 gene encoding histidinol dehydrogenase, chloroplastic translates to MSLRPGRAHPLAASPLHTPLPARPRPQLRLSTSTSCAAMKSYRLSELSDAEVGGLKARPRIDFSSIFGTVNPIVEDVRMRGDAAVKDYTVKFDKVALDDVVVRVSDLPDVELDPAVKEAFDVAYDNIYAFHVSQKLPEKTVENMKGVRCKRITRCIGSVGLYVPGGTAVLPSTALMLAVPAQIAGCKTVVLATPPSRDGSICKEVLYCAKKAGVTHVLKAGGAQAISAMAWGTVSCPKVEKIFGPGNQYVTAAKMILQNSEAMVSIDMPAGPSEVLVIADKYANPVHVAADLLSQAEHGPDSQVVLVVAGDGVDLGAIEAEVSKQCSALPRGEFASKALGHSFTVFAKDMVEAISFSNMYAPEHLIINVKDAEQWEDLVENAGSVFLGQWTPESVGDYASGTNHVLPTYGYARMYSGVSLNSFLKYITVQSLSEEGLRSLGPHVAKMAEVEGLEAHRRAVTLRLQDIEATVTV, encoded by the exons ATGAGCTTGCGGCCGGGCAGGGCGCACCCCCTCGCCGCGTCTCCCCTCCACACCCCGCTCCCTGCTAGGCCTAGGCCCCAGCTGAGGCTGAGCACCTCCACCAGCTGCGCCGCCATGAAGTCGTACAGGCTGTCGGAGCTCAGCGACGCCGAGGTCGGCGGCCTCAAGGCGCGCCCCCGCATCGACTTCTCCTCCATTTTCGGCACG GTCAATCCGATTGTTGAAGACGTGCGCATGCGAGGCGATGCTGCGGTCAAGGA TTATACAGTGAAGTTCGACAAGGTTGCACTCGATGATGTGGTTGTGCGTGTTAGCGATCTTCCGGATGTGGAG CTTGATCCAGCTGTGAAGGAAGCCTTTGATGTGGCATATGACAACATTTATGCCTTCCACGTTTCGCAAAAGTTGCCTGAAAAGACTGTTGAGAATATGAAA GGTGTAAGATGTAAAAGAATAACAAGATGCATTGGTTCTGTTGGCCTTTATGTCCCAGGTGGCACTGCAGTATTGCCTTCCACTGCATTGATGCTTGCTGTG CCTGCACAGATTGCTGGTTGCAAAACTGTTGTTCTTGCCACACCCCCTAGTCGTGATGGTAGCATATGTAAG GAGGTTCTTTACTGTGCTAAAAAAGCTGGTGTGACACATGTATTGAAAGCTGGAGGAGCTCAG GCCATTTCAGCCATGGCATGGGGAACAGTCTCATGCCCAAAG GTTGAAAAAATATTTGGACCTGGAAATCAGTATGTCACGGCTGCAAAAATGATTCTTCAG AACAGTGAAGCCATGGTTTCTATAGACATGCCTGCTGGCCCTTCAGAAGTATTAGTGATAGCGGATAAATATGCAAACCCAGTTCATGTTGCTGCTGATTTGTTATCTCAG GCGGAACATGGCCCAGACAGTCAGGTTGTTCTAGTTGTTGCGGGAGACGGTGTTGATTTGGGTGCTATTGAGGCAGAAGTTAGCAAGCAGTGCTCTGCTCTTCCTAGGGGAGAATTTGCTTCGAAAGCTCTTGGCCACAGTTTCACTGTTTTTGCGAAAGACATGGTTGAG GCAATTTCATTCTCCAATATGTATGCCCCTGAGCATTTGATCATCAATGTAAAGGATGCTGAACAGTGGGAGGATCTTGTCGAGAATGCAG GGTCGGTCTTCTTGGGACAATGGACCCCGGAGAGCGTGGGCGACTATGCAAGCGGCACAAACCATGTCCTTCCAACCTATGGTTACGCAAGGATGTATAGCGGCGTGTCACTGAACTCATTCCTCAAGTACATCACTGTCCAGTCCTTGTCAGAGGAAGGGTTGAGAAGTCTGGGTCCGCATGTGGCAAAGATGGCTGAAGTCGAAGGACTAGAGGCTCACAGAAGAGCTGTTACCCTCAGACTTCAGGACATCGAAGCCACTGTAACCGTGTAG